From Deltaproteobacteria bacterium, the proteins below share one genomic window:
- a CDS encoding TIGR02266 family protein, whose protein sequence is MPSTNFVFPVRYVSEGVAVQTTSRELSPLGIAVRSLAPPQVGARVSMALYLPNIAVPEVAIGRVARAKAGAPGDAGFWADFIVVDPQARMRISHLLSDRDQKDGNHRGFARHAVTLAVRFRSARDFVLEHASNISRGGIFIQTDDPPPLETVVQVEVNLPDNPAPVTTNGIVVHRQLAVGGKMPGVGVQFVDSGDDFRERIDRYMDSLLKD, encoded by the coding sequence ATGCCGTCGACGAACTTCGTCTTTCCAGTGCGGTACGTGTCGGAAGGGGTAGCGGTCCAGACCACGTCGCGCGAGCTCAGCCCCCTCGGCATCGCGGTGCGTTCGCTGGCGCCTCCACAGGTCGGCGCGCGCGTGTCGATGGCGCTCTACCTGCCGAATATCGCGGTGCCGGAAGTGGCAATCGGGCGGGTGGCGCGGGCGAAAGCCGGAGCGCCGGGGGACGCCGGTTTCTGGGCGGACTTCATCGTCGTCGATCCCCAGGCGCGGATGCGCATCTCGCACCTCCTCTCGGATCGCGACCAGAAGGACGGCAACCACCGCGGCTTTGCCCGCCACGCGGTGACGTTGGCCGTCCGGTTCCGCAGCGCGCGCGACTTCGTGCTCGAGCACGCGAGTAACATCAGCCGTGGGGGCATCTTCATCCAGACCGACGATCCGCCGCCGCTGGAGACGGTGGTGCAGGTAGAGGTGAACCTGCCGGACAATCCCGCGCCGGTGACGACCAACGGAATCGTCGTGCACCGCCAGCTCGCCGTGGGCGGGAAGATGCCCGGCGTCGGGGTGCAGTTCGTCGATTCCGGGGATGACTTCCGGGAGCGGATCGATCGCTACATGGACTCGCTGCTCAAGGACTGA
- a CDS encoding NAD-dependent epimerase/dehydratase family protein, which produces MKVFLTGGSGYIGSAVALALKKAGHDVLALVRSEAKGEALKKAGVKLAVGELGNPAGYAGAAWGRAAFVHVAQDWSAQGPELDRRTISSARDLLRGQVGATFIYTSGCWVQGPTDGVADESTPAKPARAVSWRPAHEQAALEMARDGIRSVVVRPGIVYGGARGGIPAMFFGTALKHGAAQTVGAGENHWPLVHIDDLAELYVRLVERAPAGSVYYAADASRLTQREIAEAAARAAGKDGKIQPQQPDGTPYQEALTLDQQISSEKARNDLDWRPRHESFVGEAAHFFALWHSAR; this is translated from the coding sequence ATGAAGGTCTTCCTCACGGGCGGCAGCGGGTACATCGGTTCTGCGGTCGCGCTCGCGCTGAAGAAAGCCGGGCACGACGTGCTCGCCCTCGTCCGCTCGGAAGCAAAGGGAGAGGCGCTGAAGAAGGCCGGCGTCAAGCTCGCCGTCGGCGAGCTCGGCAACCCCGCCGGCTACGCGGGGGCCGCGTGGGGACGTGCGGCGTTCGTTCACGTTGCGCAGGACTGGTCCGCGCAGGGACCGGAGCTCGATCGCCGGACCATCTCGAGTGCCCGCGATCTCTTGCGCGGCCAGGTGGGGGCGACCTTCATCTATACGAGCGGCTGCTGGGTGCAGGGACCGACTGACGGCGTCGCCGACGAGAGCACGCCGGCGAAGCCCGCGCGCGCGGTCTCCTGGCGACCGGCGCACGAGCAGGCAGCGCTGGAGATGGCGCGCGACGGGATCCGTTCCGTCGTCGTCCGCCCCGGAATCGTCTACGGGGGCGCCCGCGGCGGAATCCCGGCCATGTTCTTCGGCACCGCTTTGAAGCATGGCGCTGCCCAAACCGTCGGAGCCGGCGAGAACCACTGGCCGTTGGTCCACATCGACGACCTGGCGGAGCTGTACGTGCGGCTGGTCGAGCGCGCGCCCGCCGGATCCGTCTATTACGCCGCCGACGCGTCGCGGCTGACGCAGCGCGAGATCGCCGAGGCCGCCGCGCGTGCCGCCGGCAAGGACGGCAAGATCCAGCCGCAGCAACCCGACGGCACTCCGTACCAGGAAGCGCTGACGCTCGACCAGCAGATCTCGAGCGAGAAGGCGCGCAACGATCTCGACTGGCGCCCGCGGCACGAGAGCTTCGTCGGCGAGGCAGCCCACTTCTTCGCCCTCTGGCACTCCGCGCGATAG
- a CDS encoding 3,4-dehydroadipyl-CoA semialdehyde dehydrogenase: MQTLRSFVGGRWVEGKEPFSTLVNPSTEGPLARTSSNGIDFAEAVEFGRSQGGPAARQLTFAQRGELLKSWSKAMHVARDELIGLAMQNGGNTRGDAKFDIDGAIATLAHYAELGAQLGSLRALRDGEAVQLGRTARYAGIHLWVPRDGLAVHINAFNFPAWGTCEKAACALLAGMPILSKPATSTALVAWRTAELGAEILPRGAFQFVCGSPGDLLDRLGPQDVVAFTGSSQTAGKLREQLARRGARLNVEADSLNAAVLGPDVQPGSATWDVFVQDVVRDMTQKAGQKCTAVRRIFVAGDQLPAAREALIEKLSQVRVGDPARAEVTMGPLSTADQLRDVRAGIAKLASEADPIFGGDGTVKAIAPEGKGYFVSPVLLLSRDPAAAKIMHKDEVFGPVATLAPARSPADLVRRGGGGLVCSVYSDDRDFLRECVLAIAPYHGRIYIGSEKVAGQTLGPGTVLPQLLHGGPGHAGGGEELGGLRGLQLYSQRVALQGDRALLDAIAPALEQQKP; this comes from the coding sequence ATGCAGACGCTGCGAAGCTTCGTCGGAGGACGCTGGGTCGAAGGGAAGGAGCCGTTCTCGACCCTGGTGAACCCCTCGACGGAAGGACCGCTCGCCCGCACTTCGAGCAACGGGATCGATTTCGCTGAAGCGGTGGAGTTCGGTCGGTCGCAAGGCGGCCCGGCCGCGCGCCAGCTGACGTTCGCGCAGCGCGGCGAGCTCTTGAAGTCGTGGAGCAAGGCGATGCACGTGGCGCGCGACGAGCTGATCGGCCTCGCCATGCAGAACGGCGGCAACACGCGCGGGGACGCGAAGTTCGACATCGACGGCGCCATCGCGACGCTGGCGCACTATGCGGAGCTCGGCGCGCAGCTCGGGTCGCTGCGCGCGCTGCGCGACGGCGAGGCCGTGCAGCTCGGCCGGACGGCGCGGTACGCGGGCATCCATCTCTGGGTCCCCAGGGACGGCCTCGCAGTTCACATCAACGCCTTCAACTTCCCCGCCTGGGGCACCTGCGAAAAGGCCGCCTGCGCGCTGCTGGCAGGAATGCCGATCCTGAGCAAGCCGGCCACCAGCACCGCTCTCGTCGCCTGGCGCACCGCAGAGCTCGGCGCCGAGATCCTTCCTCGCGGTGCCTTCCAGTTCGTCTGTGGATCGCCGGGCGATCTGCTCGACCGGCTCGGCCCGCAGGACGTCGTCGCCTTCACCGGTTCGTCGCAGACCGCGGGAAAGCTGCGCGAGCAGCTCGCGCGGCGCGGCGCCCGGCTCAACGTCGAAGCCGATTCGCTCAACGCGGCGGTGCTCGGGCCGGACGTGCAACCCGGCAGCGCCACCTGGGACGTCTTCGTCCAGGACGTCGTTCGCGACATGACCCAGAAGGCCGGACAGAAGTGCACCGCGGTCCGCCGGATCTTCGTCGCCGGCGACCAGCTTCCGGCGGCCCGGGAGGCGCTGATCGAGAAGCTCTCGCAGGTCCGGGTCGGGGATCCCGCGCGCGCGGAAGTGACCATGGGTCCGTTGAGCACCGCCGATCAGCTGCGCGACGTCCGCGCGGGGATCGCGAAGCTCGCCTCCGAGGCCGACCCGATCTTCGGCGGCGACGGGACCGTCAAGGCGATCGCGCCCGAGGGAAAGGGATACTTCGTCTCGCCGGTGCTGCTGCTCTCGCGCGACCCGGCAGCCGCGAAGATCATGCACAAGGACGAGGTCTTTGGACCCGTTGCCACGCTGGCCCCAGCGCGATCGCCTGCCGATCTCGTCCGGCGCGGCGGCGGCGGGCTCGTCTGCTCCGTCTACAGCGACGACCGCGACTTCCTCCGCGAATGCGTCCTCGCCATCGCGCCGTACCACGGCCGCATCTACATCGGCAGCGAGAAGGTCGCGGGCCAGACGCTGGGGCCCGGCACCGTCCTGCCGCAGCTGCTGCATGGCGGACCGGGACACGCCGGCGGCGGCGAGGAGCTCGGAGGCCTTCGCGGCCTGCAGCTCTACTCTCAGCGGGTGGCGCTCCAGGGCGACCGCGCGTTGCTGGACGCGATCGCCCCCGCCCTCGAGCAGCAGAAGCCCTGA
- a CDS encoding M20/M25/M40 family metallo-hydrolase has product MGRRGHATLCEARSTHSHSRHEFRAIRCASPGGPLLLALVLAVGPVPPDVAQKLVGGALTSGVAYARLQELTDTVGARLSGSPGAAAAVQWALKKLQQDGLAARTEAVKVPHWVRGEETAEILASPGGIDHRLALTALGNSIGGSATAEVVEARSVAEIAALGAAVRGKIVFFNHTMSAPADYGKFVEMRSHGPSASGRAGAVAVLLRSLATASFRSPHTGLTIYDADAPRVPAAAVSTEDADLLHRLLQRGPVRVRIALGCRMLPDADSANVIGEVRGRERPDEVVLIGAHLDSWDLAQGANDDGAGVAMVMEAGRLIASLQQRPRRTLRVVLFMNEENGLAGGKGYAAAHQAELGRHVAALEADSGADRPLSVRLRTGEGGNAMLAPWLLPLESLDIHLEEGDAGGADLTPMDGALVPLVSVHPDVTHYFDIHHSAADTLDKIDPENLAKNAAAIAVVAYALAEMPATLPRPAARPATH; this is encoded by the coding sequence ATCGGCAGGCGAGGCCACGCGACATTGTGCGAGGCGCGGAGCACGCACTCCCACTCCCGCCACGAATTTCGTGCGATAAGGTGCGCCTCTCCGGGAGGTCCCTTGCTGCTCGCGCTGGTGCTCGCCGTCGGTCCCGTTCCCCCGGACGTTGCGCAGAAGCTGGTGGGCGGCGCGCTCACCAGCGGGGTCGCTTACGCGCGGCTGCAGGAGCTGACGGACACCGTCGGGGCGCGGCTTTCCGGATCGCCGGGCGCGGCTGCGGCGGTGCAATGGGCGCTGAAGAAGCTCCAGCAGGATGGTCTCGCTGCGCGGACGGAGGCGGTGAAGGTGCCGCACTGGGTCCGCGGCGAGGAGACGGCCGAAATCCTGGCGTCGCCGGGCGGCATCGACCACCGTCTCGCCCTCACGGCGCTGGGCAACAGCATCGGCGGCAGCGCCACGGCCGAGGTGGTCGAAGCCCGCTCCGTCGCGGAGATCGCGGCTTTGGGCGCGGCGGTGCGCGGGAAGATCGTCTTCTTCAATCACACCATGTCCGCTCCCGCCGACTACGGAAAGTTCGTCGAGATGCGGTCCCATGGTCCCTCCGCGTCCGGACGGGCCGGCGCGGTCGCGGTGTTGCTGCGGTCGCTGGCGACGGCTTCGTTTCGCTCGCCGCATACCGGATTGACCATCTACGACGCGGACGCTCCACGCGTTCCCGCCGCGGCGGTCAGCACCGAGGACGCCGATCTGCTGCATCGCCTTCTCCAGCGAGGACCCGTCCGCGTTCGGATCGCGCTCGGATGCCGGATGTTGCCGGACGCTGACTCGGCCAACGTGATCGGCGAAGTGCGCGGGCGCGAGAGGCCGGACGAAGTGGTCTTGATCGGCGCGCATCTCGACTCCTGGGACCTCGCGCAGGGCGCGAACGACGACGGCGCCGGCGTCGCGATGGTGATGGAGGCGGGGCGGTTGATCGCGTCGCTTCAGCAGCGCCCGCGCCGGACGCTGCGCGTCGTGCTCTTCATGAACGAGGAGAACGGCCTCGCCGGCGGAAAGGGATATGCCGCCGCGCATCAGGCGGAGCTCGGCCGCCACGTCGCCGCGCTGGAAGCGGACAGCGGCGCCGACCGGCCGTTGTCGGTGCGGCTGCGCACCGGCGAGGGCGGCAACGCCATGCTCGCGCCATGGCTCCTGCCTCTCGAGTCGCTGGACATCCATCTCGAGGAGGGCGACGCGGGCGGCGCGGACCTGACCCCGATGGATGGCGCGCTGGTGCCACTCGTCAGCGTTCACCCCGACGTCACGCACTACTTCGACATCCACCACAGCGCCGCCGATACGCTGGACAAGATCGATCCGGAGAATCTCGCCAAGAACGCCGCGGCCATCGCCGTGGTCGCGTACGCGCTGGCCGAGATGCCGGCGACGTTGCCGCGTCCGGCGGCTCGGCCGGCGACACATTAG